The genomic segment GGTGATGTTCTTCCCGGTGTCGTCCGTGAGCCTGTTCGAAAACGAACTGGGCGTCAAAGACCTGTCCCTGCGGACCATCGCGCCGTTCGGCGTGGCCGAACCGTTCCTGTGGTTGCTGCACATGCACGGGTACGAAGTGTTTGCGGTGGGCAGTGGGTAGTGGATAGTGAGCAGAGAAGACCTGGGCAGTGAACAGAAGGCGCGTCATACCCAATCGCGTTGATTCTTGTTCGTTTCGATGTCTGACACCGAGGGGAACGAGATGGGTGTGCGGAATTATTCCGAGTTGATTGCGTGGCAGAAAGCGACTGATCTCGTTGAGGCCGTGTACGCATTGAGCGCGGGGTTTTCACGAGAGGAGATGTGCGGTCTAACGACACAAGTCCGGCGTGCAGCGGTATCCGTCCCTTCGAACATTGCAGAGGGACAAGGGCGCTGGACAACGGGTGAGTTCGTCCAATTTCTTGGCATCGCGAACGGTTCGCTTCGGGAAGTTGGAACACAAATTCACGTCGCCGTGCGCCTGGGGTTCGTCTCCCGAATCGATTCCGAGACGGTGCTCCGGCTCGCTTCGGAAGTCGGACGGCTCATTTATGGTCTGAGAAATTCTTTGGTTGACTGACTGGATTTTATTTTGCTTACTGTCTGCTGCCCACTATCCACTGCCCACTATTTATGGCAACGTGGCCCACACAGTCCGACTACAAGGACTCGCTCCAGAACCCGGACACCGCGTTCCGCGACCCGGACCTGAAGCAGAGCCAGGCGGAGCGCAGCCCAATGGGTGTGCCCCGCGCACGCTCCGGCGCGTTCGCCAGCGTGTACAAGATGACCGGTCCAAAAGGCACCGTCGCGCTCAAACTGTTCAACTTCCCCAACGAGGACCGCGCCCAGCGTTATAAGGCCGTTTCCGACTACCTCGAAAAGGAACTCGGGCCGAAGAAGCCGCCGTGCGTGGTCAAGTTCCAGTACCACCTCGAAGGGATGCGCGTCGGCAAGGGCTGGTACCCGACACTCACGATGGCGTGGGTCAAGGGGGTGTCGCTCGGCGAGTGGGTGCGCCAGACGATCGAGAAGCAGACCCCCGACGTCGCCGCGGTGAGGAAGATGGCCGAGTCCTGGGCCGCCCTCGTGCAGCAGCTCCAGGACACCCGGATCGCGCACGGCGACCTCCAGCACGACAACGTGATGGTCGTCGGGGACGCCCCGGTGCTGGTGGACTACGACGGGATGTGCGTGCCGTCACTCGACCCCGCGGACCCGAAAAAGAAGCTCGACCAACTGGAGTTCGGCAAGCCCGCGTACCAGCACCCGGCACGCGGCGCGGAGAAGCTCGGCGCCAACCTCGACCACTTCTCGGCGTGGGTCATCCTGATCGCCTTGCGGGCCGTTGCCGCCGACCCGCACCTGTACACCAGGTACGTTCTCAAGACCGACAACGAGAACCTGCTGTTCACCCCCGCGGACATGCACACGCCGGGCGCGTCCACACTGTGGCCGGACCTCGTCCGGTGCAAGGACCCCGAGGTGAGCGGCTGGGCGCGGGCGCTCCGCGAGTCGCTGGACAGGCCGTTCGCCAAGATCCCGCCCTTTACGCTCGATCCGTTCAGCCGGCTGCGCAAACTGGTCGCGATTTCGCCGCGCGACTGGGCCGAAATTGAAGCCGAAACGAGCGCGCTCAAGAAGGCCGGTAAGAGCGTCCCGCCGGACCTTCAGGAGCAGATCGATCCGGTCCGCGGGCTCAAGGACCTGTGTGCCGCCCCGGTGAAGGACTGGGTCGCGATTCGCTCCGAGGGCGATCGGCTGGTGAACACCGGGAAGGCGGTCGCTCCGGACCTGAAGCGGGTCGTCGAAGACGCGCGCAAGCGGGTCGGTGCGCGCGACGCGCTCCAGAAAGCGATTGATGCACGCGACCCGCGCGGCGTCACGGTCGCGTACAAGCCGGAACTGGTGGACGACTGGTTGGACCAAGCCCTCGTCCGTGCCGCAAGAGCCGCGTCAGGGCAAGTTGCGTTGCTCGACAAGTTGAAAGTGGCGGCCGGCGCGCCCGGCGACGGCCGGGCTTATGTCAAACTTTGGGACGAAGTCGGGCCGCAACTCGCGGGCGTCGCCGAAGCGAAGAATTACGAAAAGGCCGCGGACGGGTGGCGGGCACGGATCGCGGCGGCGGACGAATACCTCCGCGTGTTTGCCCGGTCCCCACAGACCGAGCGCGAACTGGCCGGCGCGTGGCGGGCGGTGACCGCGGCCGGGTCGCTCCACCCGGCGCTCACCGACGCACACCGCCGCCGCGGCGAGGAGGCCGTTCGCAGGGCGCCACTCCTCGACGCCTTGCGCCGCGTGCCGAACAGTGCAAATTTTGAGAACGATACCAAACTCGTTGCCGCCTGGGGCACCGGTGCGGCGCTGGCCGGGTGCCGCGAGGCGGCCGAATTCGCCCCGCGCGTCAAGGTGGCCGCCGACCGGCTCGCGCTGGTGTCGGCGCTGGAACGGGCGATCAAGGCGGCCGAGGCCGGCGGCCCGGAGGACGCGGTGATCGAGGCGGCGGCGAAACTCGACGGGTACGATCACCCGCACGCCGCCCGCGTGGGCGAGGGGGCGGAAGCCGTTCGCCTGATGGCCGATCTCCAGAAGGCCCTCGCACATGACCACCCGTCGGATCGTAAGGTGGCGACGGCATACGACCGACTCAAGACCCGGCACCCGAAGTTCGCCGCGCGCCTGGGCGCCACGAGCCCGACCCTGTTCGCCGAGATCGAGCGGTGTGTCGTCCGCCGCACGCTCCTCGACGCGTTCGCACGGATCGATTCCGAGGAACCGCGGGCCGATCGGCAGGACGAACTGTGGCAGGCGATGTGGGCCAAGCACGGTAAGGTGCTCGTCGAGCGCCGCGACCGCGAGGAACTGCGCGACCGGCTGGCGCTGTCCCGCGATCGGCTCGCGAAGTGGAACAAGCTGGCCGAGGCGCTCAAGGCCCGCGACATGTTTGCGCTCCGTAAGCTGTACGCCGCGTGCGCCGAGCCGCTGGCCGCCTACCCGCCCCTGGTTGAGCGTCGGGCCGAGATCCAGGCACTGTTAAGCAAAGCCGACCGGGTCATTGCGCTTCAGCACAAGATGTCCGATGGGGGGCCACTGAATGCGGAAGATCTGAAATTTCTCAGCCAGAACCACGACGCATTCGGACCGGACGCCAAGCGGGAAATCGAAACGCAGGTGCGGGCACGACTGGCGGGCGATGCGAAGCTGGTGCCCGCGTATCCGGCGTATTCGGTGACGGGCACGCGCGGCGGGCTGGTCAAAGCCTGCTGGGCCTGGGGCGGTCACGGGCTGATCTCGCACTGCATTGTGGCCGTGGACGGCCGGCGGTTCCTGACGAACCCGGACGAGGCCGACCCGTTTTCGCGGCTGACGTGTAAGCCGGAGAACCACCAGCGCGAGGGCGGGGGGATCACCGTTGTGCCGCCCCCGGGCGCGTCGCAGGCTTATGTCACGATCTGGCCGGTCGTGGAACTCGGGTGGTCCACGGTTCACGGTCCGCCGCTCACCGTCGGCCCGGTTCCGGTCGGCGCGCGGTGGTAGTCGTTTCCGCGACCGGCGGTGGGGTTGGGGCCCGGTTCAGCGGACCGACCGGTCCCATGAGCACCAGCACCGCGAGAAGCGCGACGCCGAGCGGGCGGTGCGTCCAGATACCGAGCGGACCGGCCACGTCGAGCGGCACGAGTTGCCCCAGCAGAAGAGCCGCCGCCGCCGATCCGCGCACCCAGAACCCACCCGCGTACAGCTCTCGCACCCACGGTACCGCCAGCGCAAGGACGAGCAGTTCATACGCCTGCACCTGTGCGCACAGCACCGCACCAACCACAGCCGCGGTCACGGCCCAGGCCGCCGACGGCTTCGCGCGCGCGAGCCAGCCGCGGCCCGCTACGAACACGAACCATACGAGATACCCGGCCGCGGTGAGGGTCGCGGTCAGCTCGATGAGGAACCGATCGCCCGCGAACGGTTCGGTCAGTGCGAAGAGGAGGCGGTTCCAGCTCGTGATTTCCGGGTTCGAGCCGGCCCGGTTGAACATGACGGCCTTGTGCGACGAGCCGATGTAGGCCACATAATCCGCGAGGAACAGCGGAGAGCCGCCGGCGAGGGTCGCACCGACCAGGTTCAGCGCGACAACGAGTGCGACGAGCGCGGCGCTCCGCTTCCACCCGCCGAGGTACCACGCTAGCGGAACCAGGGGCAGCGCGAGGTGCGGTTTGATGAACGCGACCGACCACAGTGCCACTCCCCGCGCCGGTCGGCCCCGGTCGAAGGCCCACAGTCCGGCCGCGATGCACCCCGTGAGCATCAGGCTCGTCTGACCGAGTTCCACCGCCGCCACCGTGAGATAGTTCCACGCGAGGACGAGCGGCAGGAGGAGTTGGCCGCCGAGCGGGAGCGGGAGCGGGCGCGCCGCGAGGGCGCCCGCGGACACTCGTATCACGGCCGCGGCGCACAGGCCGTTGAGGAGCGCCCAGAACACTTTTGCCGTCGAATACGGCAGAAGCGCGAACGGTGCGAAGACCAACACCGCCTGGGGCGGGAGAAAGAAGCCGCACTCGGCGCTCAGGATCGGTTCTTCGGGGTACTGGTCCGCCACCCGCGCCCGGATCTTCGCGCCGTCGTAAGGGGATTCGCGACGCAAGCCCATCTCCGCTCCGGCGCGGTAGATGAAAAAATCCGGAGCGAGGTTCACCCCGAGCGCCTGATACACCGCAAACGCGGTCAGGACGCCGACCGCCAGGATCGATGCGCCCCGCACAGCCGGTCGGCGGGCCGTCACGAGCGCGGCTCCCGCGGTTCGACGACCGGGCGCACGGGACCGATGAGTACCAGCACCGCGAACAGAGCGACCCCGATCGACCGGTGAAAGTCGATGCCCAGCGGCTCGAACGTCTCGCGCGAGACCTGCTGGAGCAGGAGCAGCAGCACCGCAACCGTGCCCTGCCACCGGTGCCTGGCCGCGAACAGCTCACGCACCCAGGGAATCGTCAGCACGAGGGCGAGCGTTTCGTACCCCAGCACCTGACAGCACAGCATTCCCCCGACGACGGTCGCCGCGAGCGCCCACGCCGGGGACGGCCGCGCACCCGCCGCCGCACACCGCCCGAGTACGAGCGCGCCCCAGACGAGGTACCCGATCACGGTGGTCACGATGGTCAGTTCGACGAGCGGACCGCCGAGCGAAAAGAGGAGCCGGTTCCAACTCGTGATCTGCGGGTTCAGCTCCGCGCGGTTGTAGAGCACGGCTTTGTGTGCGACCGGGACGTAGTCGAGGTACTCGCGAATCGCCAGTGGCGAGCCGCCGGCGAGCGTGGCGCCAATCAGGTTGAGCGCGGCGACCACGGCGAACACCGCGCCGGCCCGTTTCCAGCCCCCGAGGCACCACGCGAGCGCGACGAGCGGCAGCGCGAGGTGCGGTTTTACGAACGGCACGGCCCACAGCAGCGCCCCGGGCCACAACCGACCGCGGTCGAAGCACCACTGCCCCGCGATCACACATCCCACGAACAAGAGCGGCGTTTGTCCGACCGCGATGATCGCGACGGAAAGGTAATTCAGAACCAGCGCGACCCCCACCAGGCGCCACACAAGCGGCAGCACGGTTGGCGGCTCGTTCGGCGCACGAAACGCTCTCGGCAAGCGGGCGATCGCCACCGCCGCCAGGAACATGGTGCCGGCCCAGGCGATCTTCGAGGCCGCCCACGGGAGCGCGGCGAATGGCGCGTAGAACACGATCGCTAGCGGCGGAGGGAAGTAGCCGTTGTTGTTGACGAAGCTGGTTTCGTCCGGGTTCGGGTCGGGAAACCGTTCCGCCACGAGCGCCCGGATCTTGGGTACGTCGTAGGGCCAGTCCCCGCGGAGGCCCAGGACGGAGCCGATGCGGTAGATGAAGAAGTCTCGGTTCAGATCGTCTTTGGATGCGACGACGAGAGCGATGAAGAAGAGCAGCCCGGCCGCGAGGAACGGGAGCGGGTCCGTCCGGGGAACCGCACCGCTCCGGAGACCAAACGAGCGGGGGGCCGCGGCGGCACTCGGACCGGTGTCAGCCACCGAGTTTCTCCGGCAGGAGCAGCAGCGCCGGGGCGTGCAGGTACCGCATCACCGCGTTGCCGAACGCGGCGCCGATGGCCCCGTCGAGGACACGGTGGTCGAACGAGAAGGACAGGTACACGATGTCCGCCGGGCGCAAGGTGCCGGCCGCGTCGTACACCGGCCGCTTCACGACCTTCCCGACGCCCATGATCCCGACCTCGGGGTGGTTGATGATCGGCGTCGAGATTAGCCCGCCGATGCCGCCGATGGACGTGACCGTGAAGGTGCTGCCGCGCAGGTCGTCGATCTTGCTCTTACCGGCCTTGGCGTCGCTACTGAGCCGCTCGATGTCGGTGGCGATGGTCGCCACGTCCTTTTTGTCGGTGTCCTTGACCACGGGCACGATGAGCCCGTTGGGGGCCGCGACGGCGACCCCGATGTGGTACCTGTCGTGCAGCACCACTTCGCCGGCCGCTTCGTCGAACGTGCTGTTAACGATGGGCACTTCTTTGAGCGCCCGCGACACGGCCTTCACGAAGAAGGCGAGGTACGTGAGCTTCACGCCGGCCTTTGCGAGCGGCTCGCGGAGCTGGCTCCGCAGCCGCACCACATCGGTCATGTCGCACTCGTCGATGTACGAATAGTGCGGGATGTGCCGCTTCGACTCGACCATGTGCTCGGCGATCTTCCGCCGCAGGCCGATCAGCTTCTGGCGCGTCCCGGCGACGCCGAAGTCGAACTTCGACGTATCGGTGCCGGACGTACCGGTGGCGGCGCGCACGCCGTTGCTCGGCTTGGGTGCCAGGAACGGCGTGAGATCGTCGAGGAGGATGCGACCGTGCGGGCCGGACCCGTGGACCCGGGTGAGATCCACACCGAGTTTCCGGGCGAGCATCCGCACCGACGGCGCCGCGGGCGGCTGCGGGTTGGAGGAGTGGCCGTTGGACGGCGTGACGCTCGGCGAGCGGGCGGCTTGAGCCCCCCGAGCCGTAGAGGCGACGGCTGCGGCGCCCGCTCGACCAGAAGCAAGAGGGGTCTCGCTACGCGTCGCGTCGGGGGACGTCTCGCTACTCGCGTCGGGGAATGTCTCGCTACTGGCCTCGGGGGGCTTATGCCCCCCGCTCGCCGAGGTCGTTTGCGCGCCGTCACCCACCGCGTTGTAGCTCAAAAGGTGTTGCCCGACCTGGATCTTCGTGCCCGGCGTCGCGGCCAGTGCGGTGATCGTGCCCGCGAACGGCGACGGCACTTCCATGCTCGCCTTGTCCGACATCACCTCGGCCAGCCCCTGCCCGCGCGCGACCGCATCGCCCGGTCGGACCAGCCAGCGGACCAGTTCCACTTCGATCAAACCTTCGCCGACGGGCGGGAGAGGAAAGTCCATCACAGTGACCCAGAGGATTTCACAACAAAGGCACACCGTTCGACACAAAGGGGCACCGAGCGGGCAGGATCCCCGATTTTCATCTTGTGACCCTTAGTGACCTTTGTGCCTTTTGTGGTGAGGTGAATTTAAGCCGCTTCGGTCGCCAGGTCCCACAGCGCGGTGCGGACGTCGCCGAGCTGGGGGACGCTGTTGACCTCGTAGTTCTGGTTCATCCCGATGCCCGGCACGTGCTTGCCCATGAGCGTCCGCGGCCGCACGGCGAGGTCGTAGAAGTGCTCGTCAACGACCCGACGGAGCAGGTGCTCGCCGAAGTTCGTCACCTCGGTGTCCTCGTTCACGATCAGCACGCGGCCGGTTTTCAGCACGCTCTTCGAGATCGTGTCCCAGTCGTACGGGAAGATGCTCCGCAGGTCGATCACGTCGAACGTGCGGCCGTGGTCCCGGGCCAGTTCGTCGGCCGCCTGCGCGCACACCGGGAGCGGGCGGCCGTAGCTGATCACCGTTCCCGCGGTGCCTTCGCGCACGAGCGCCGCCGAGCCGATCGGCACCGTGTGGTCTCCGAGGTCCGGCCACTGCGGCTCCCACCCGGCGCGGTCGTTCACGGGGGCGTCGATCATCCGGCTCAGTTCGTCGGCATCGGCCGGCTCGCCGGGGATCAGCCGCGTGTCCCGCGCCCGGAGCAGCGCCTTGGGCAACAGCACCAGAACCGGGTTCGGGTCCTTGATCGCCGCGAGCATGAGGCCGTACGCGTCCAGGGCGTTGGACGGCATCACGACCTTCCACCCCGGCAGCCGGCTCGCCCAGCTCTCGAAGCTGTGCGAGTGGTACAGGCTGCCCCGGATGCCGGCCCCGTTGGGGGTCATCACGACGAGCGGCATGTCGTACCCGCCGCCGCTGGCCCACCGCTGGTTGCCGGCAATCTTAAACATGTCCAGTACGTTGAACGCGTAGTCGCAGAACTGAATCTCGCAGACGGGCCGGCCGCCCGCGTAGGCGATCCCCATCGCGGTGCCGATGATGCCGCGCTCGTCCAGGGGCGTGTTCCACGCGGTCCTCAGGCCCTGGGTCGCGGTGAACACCCCGCCGAGCGGCGGGCCGACGTCCTCACCGAACACGTCCGTCACGCCGAGGTGCGTCTCGCCGTAATGCAGGGCCATCCGCACCGCTTGAGCCATGTTCGCCATCGGTACTCCTTGGCGAAGCCAAAAAGCCATTCACCACAAAGGCACAAAGTTTCACACAAAGGGGCACAAAGAGAAGAACCGGGATCTGTCTTCTTTGTGAATCTTCGTGCGACCTTTGTGCCTTTGTGGTGCGGGTTTACTTTACCCCCGGCAGGCCGGTGTAGTCCTTCGGGTACACCGCGTCCACGTCGCTCGGCGCGTAGGTGAACGCGTACACGTCGTCGCGGGTCGGTTCGGCCTCTTTCATCGTTTGCACGACGGCCGCGTCCGCCTCCTTCTTCGCGTCCTCTTTCAGCGCCCGCACGGTGGCGGTGTCGATCGCCCCGGCGTCGATCAGCTTCTGCTCGAACGCGGCGAGCGGGTCGAGGTCCGACCAGTTCCGCTGCGCCCCGCTCGACGAGGAGTGGCCGTGCAGCCGGCTCACCATCGCTTCGAGCAGGAACGGCTTGCGCTCGCGGCGGCAGTACCGCATGGCGCGGTTGATGGCGTTCCACGTCGCCACCGGGTCGTTGCCGTCGATAGTCTCGTTGCGGACACCGTAGGGCAGCGCGCGGTCGGCGACCGGCCGGTGCGTGTGGACCGTGTCGAGGTCGGTGGAGATGCCGAACCGGTTGTTGGTCACG from the Frigoriglobus tundricola genome contains:
- a CDS encoding alpha-ketoacid dehydrogenase subunit beta, with amino-acid sequence MANMAQAVRMALHYGETHLGVTDVFGEDVGPPLGGVFTATQGLRTAWNTPLDERGIIGTAMGIAYAGGRPVCEIQFCDYAFNVLDMFKIAGNQRWASGGGYDMPLVVMTPNGAGIRGSLYHSHSFESWASRLPGWKVVMPSNALDAYGLMLAAIKDPNPVLVLLPKALLRARDTRLIPGEPADADELSRMIDAPVNDRAGWEPQWPDLGDHTVPIGSAALVREGTAGTVISYGRPLPVCAQAADELARDHGRTFDVIDLRSIFPYDWDTISKSVLKTGRVLIVNEDTEVTNFGEHLLRRVVDEHFYDLAVRPRTLMGKHVPGIGMNQNYEVNSVPQLGDVRTALWDLATEAA
- a CDS encoding glycosyltransferase family 87 protein; the encoded protein is MADTGPSAAAAPRSFGLRSGAVPRTDPLPFLAAGLLFFIALVVASKDDLNRDFFIYRIGSVLGLRGDWPYDVPKIRALVAERFPDPNPDETSFVNNNGYFPPPLAIVFYAPFAALPWAASKIAWAGTMFLAAVAIARLPRAFRAPNEPPTVLPLVWRLVGVALVLNYLSVAIIAVGQTPLLFVGCVIAGQWCFDRGRLWPGALLWAVPFVKPHLALPLVALAWCLGGWKRAGAVFAVVAALNLIGATLAGGSPLAIREYLDYVPVAHKAVLYNRAELNPQITSWNRLLFSLGGPLVELTIVTTVIGYLVWGALVLGRCAAAGARPSPAWALAATVVGGMLCCQVLGYETLALVLTIPWVRELFAARHRWQGTVAVLLLLLQQVSRETFEPLGIDFHRSIGVALFAVLVLIGPVRPVVEPREPRS
- a CDS encoding glycosyltransferase family 87 protein, giving the protein MTARRPAVRGASILAVGVLTAFAVYQALGVNLAPDFFIYRAGAEMGLRRESPYDGAKIRARVADQYPEEPILSAECGFFLPPQAVLVFAPFALLPYSTAKVFWALLNGLCAAAVIRVSAGALAARPLPLPLGGQLLLPLVLAWNYLTVAAVELGQTSLMLTGCIAAGLWAFDRGRPARGVALWSVAFIKPHLALPLVPLAWYLGGWKRSAALVALVVALNLVGATLAGGSPLFLADYVAYIGSSHKAVMFNRAGSNPEITSWNRLLFALTEPFAGDRFLIELTATLTAAGYLVWFVFVAGRGWLARAKPSAAWAVTAAVVGAVLCAQVQAYELLVLALAVPWVRELYAGGFWVRGSAAAALLLGQLVPLDVAGPLGIWTHRPLGVALLAVLVLMGPVGPLNRAPTPPPVAETTTTARRPEPGRR
- a CDS encoding four helix bundle protein, which gives rise to MGVRNYSELIAWQKATDLVEAVYALSAGFSREEMCGLTTQVRRAAVSVPSNIAEGQGRWTTGEFVQFLGIANGSLREVGTQIHVAVRLGFVSRIDSETVLRLASEVGRLIYGLRNSLVD
- a CDS encoding dihydrolipoamide acetyltransferase family protein — its product is MDFPLPPVGEGLIEVELVRWLVRPGDAVARGQGLAEVMSDKASMEVPSPFAGTITALAATPGTKIQVGQHLLSYNAVGDGAQTTSASGGHKPPEASSETFPDASSETSPDATRSETPLASGRAGAAAVASTARGAQAARSPSVTPSNGHSSNPQPPAAPSVRMLARKLGVDLTRVHGSGPHGRILLDDLTPFLAPKPSNGVRAATGTSGTDTSKFDFGVAGTRQKLIGLRRKIAEHMVESKRHIPHYSYIDECDMTDVVRLRSQLREPLAKAGVKLTYLAFFVKAVSRALKEVPIVNSTFDEAAGEVVLHDRYHIGVAVAAPNGLIVPVVKDTDKKDVATIATDIERLSSDAKAGKSKIDDLRGSTFTVTSIGGIGGLISTPIINHPEVGIMGVGKVVKRPVYDAAGTLRPADIVYLSFSFDHRVLDGAIGAAFGNAVMRYLHAPALLLLPEKLGG